TCCTCAGGCCACAGAGCAGAGGAGGCCCAGGCAGTGCCAGGAGTCAAGGGGAGGTGCGTGCCCTGAGTGTGTACCCAGGGGCTCCCCCTCCCAGAACAGAGGGGACCCCACAACACCCGAGTCACCCCACCGTCCTGTTCAGCCCCAGAACTTGGGGCCGTGCTGGCTGCACCCTGAGGAgccccctcacttccttcttcaGGTTGGCAGGGGACAGGCCGCCCAGGAGGAGCGCCCCTGTGAGGCCCGAGGGCACCCCTGAAGACGAGACCTGTAAGTGACTCTTGTCAGAGCTGCCCGGGGTGCCTTTCTCCGCCGAGGCCGCTCACACGCCCTCTCTCCCCCAGGTCCGTGGTCCCTACCTGTCGCCCCTGCCCACACTCCCGTCGGCGGCCCGACCCCAGTCATCATGCCCCTGGTCGAGATGAGTGAGCTCCGCCAGCCGGAGGCAGACTTTCAGACCCCAGTCCCGGCCCAGGGCCTGGTGGAGGCACAGCTGttgggggctgagggggaggaggCCGTATCCCCCTCGTCCTCCTCTTCTTACTCTGACCTGTTCCTGGGCACCTCGGAGGAGGTGGCTGATGCTGGAGAACCCAGTCccccccagagcccctcccccactgccagggCCACCCCTCCATGGAGCCAATGTGAAGACGACGGCCTCAGCCCCCAAGATGAGGAAGGGCCGAGCACCTGGCATGACCAGGAAGATGTGCTCCAACATGCTCTATGTCAGAAGGTGGATGAACTGGTGGCGTTCCTGCTGTTCAAGCATCAGACCAAGGAGTCGACCACAAAGGCAGAAATGCTGACCATCCTCAAAGATTACCAGGACCACTTCCCCATGGTCTTCAGGCGAGCCTCCGAGGACATGCGGCTGATCCTTGGCCTCGACGTGAAGGAAGTGGACCCCAGCAATCACTCCTATGTCCTcgtccccaccctgggcctcaccTACGATGGGATGCTGAGTGACAGGCCGAGCATGCCCAAGACCGGCCTCCTGGTGCTGCTCCTGGGCCTGATCCTCCTGGAGGCCGACTCTGTTGCCCCTGAGGAGGTGGTCTGGGGAGCACTTAGCAAGATAGATGTGTGTGCCGGGAGGGAGCACTACATCTATGGGGAGCCCAGGGAGCTCCTCACCAAAGTGTGGGTGCAGGAGGGCTACGTGGAGTACCGGCAGGTGCCCCACAGCGACCCCGCCCGCTACGAGTTCCTCTGGGGTCCCCGGGCCTACGCGGAGACCAGCAAGTGTCAGGTCCTGGAGCATCTGCACAGGGTCAGTGAATGGGATCCCAGGTCCTTCCCATCCCTGTCTGCAGAGGGTGTGAGCGACGAGGAACAGGGAGCCTGAGCCAGAGCAGCAGCCAGGCTCCTTCCAGGCCCGCGTCCAGCAGCTTCTCctgtggggcaggaagggaggctgaTCCTTCACTCTGAGTTTGAAGAGGGAGTGGTCAGCCTTCTAAGCAGTGAGGGCCCGGGCAAGTTGGGGCAACCCGGTGTAGcatctttgttttcctgttttctaagaTGACATGGAAATTCATCTGTTTCCTTtagtgatttttcaaatgttgttctttttcatagaagatgttttaaatgccaatactttgtattttttatacaatttttaaaggttacattcaATTTACAGTTGTTACCAAATATTGGCTCtactccccgtgttgtacaatacatccttgtagcccgTCTTACACCCCAAAGTTTGTGCCTCCCAGTCCTCCATCCCTGTAGTGCCCCTCCCTCATCCCTACTGAtaagcactagtttgttctctgtatctttgagtctgcttcttttttgatatattcactagtttgttgtattttttagattccacatatgagtgatatcgtgCATTATTTGCCGTTCCCTTAAGtaagtctgacttacttcacttagcatattgccctccaagtccatccatgttgctgcaaaaggcaaaaggcaaaagtttgttccttttttatggctgagtagtagtccattgtacatatacagtacctgttctttatccattcatttgtcgatggacacttaggtagcttccgtatctttgcaattgtaaataatgcttctatgagcattggggtgcatggatcttttcgAGTTAGTGGGGTTTTGaggggatatatacccaggagtggaattgcaggatcctatggtagttctgtttttagttttttgagaaacctctatgctgttttccccagtggctgcaccaatctacattctcCCAACagcgtacaagggttcccttttctccacatcctcacctacatttgttatttgtgttcttttccatgatagccattctgactaggtgtgaggtgatatctctttgtggatTTGACTTGCAgttgcctgatgattagtgatgtggaggatcatttcatgtgcctgttggccatctgcatttcctccttgaaaaaatgtctattcagttcttctgcccatgtttgtaattgggttgtttgttttcttgatgttgagttgtatgagctgtttatatatattggatattaatcctttgtcagtcacttcagctgcaaatcttttctcccattcagtaggttgtcttttagttttgtcagtggtttcctttgttgtgcaaaaaagcttttaagtttagttaggtcccatttgtttatttttccttttacttcttttccttaggagatagatccaaaaacatattgctgtgatttatgtcaaagagtgttctgcctgtgtttccctctaggagttttatagtatccggtcttacatttaggcctgtaccctattttgcatttatttttgtttatgctgttggacaatggtctaatttcattcttttacatgtagctgttcagttctctcagcaccacttattgaagagactgtcttttctccagtgtctaCTGTATTCCTGCCtagtttgttgtagattaattgaccataggtgcgtgggtttatttctttgctttctatcctgttccattgatctatttgtctgtttttgtgccagtaccatactgctttgattactgtagctttatactgTAGTGTGAAACcagggagtatgattcctccagctctgttgttctttctcaagattgttttggctcttcagggtcttttgtgtttccatagaaaatttaaaattatttgttcaaattctgtgtaaaatgccaagagtattttcataggaattgcattgattgCAGTTCTGTAGGTTGacttgagtagtatggtcattttaacactaCTGATGCTTCCAATTCAAGAATGCAAtgttatctttccatctgtttgtgttgtcttcagtttctttcatcactgttatacttttcagtgtacaggtcttttgcctccttaggtaggtttattcctaggtattctatcattgtgatgcaatggtaaatgagatagtttccttaatttctctgatactttgtttttagtgtatacaaaggcaactgatttctgtatattaataatagtatttaataaGCTTCAGTTTCTACGTTTGTGAATGGTATTGACCACATATATTTGTACTGATCCAATACAAGGCTGAATTTTGGTATTTGTAAAATCAACTGGGAAACATTCCTTCATAGTTTGTGATCCCAACCTAGATAACACAGCATTGCAATAGGAGTTTACTTGGAAATGTGAAAGTAATTACCAGTACAATTCATGGCCACCGGGTTGTTCTTCCGGACACCACGTCGTCGGCTCAGTGGTGCGTGCCCTGCTGTGGGACTGTCCTGTGCCCAccacagggcagggccaggccccaggCATGTGGGCCAtagggggaggggcttccctgagggGAGCAGGCATTGCCAGCACACATCGTCCTGGAGAGAGGCCACATGTGGGGCCCTCAGGAAGGGAGACTGGGGGGGGGATGGAGGGCCGATGGGTGGGGTGTA
Above is a window of Mesoplodon densirostris isolate mMesDen1 chromosome X, mMesDen1 primary haplotype, whole genome shotgun sequence DNA encoding:
- the LOC132482510 gene encoding melanoma-associated antigen 10-like — translated: MSELRQPEADFQTPVPAQGLVEAQLLGAEGEEAVSPSSSSSYSDLPQDEEGPSTWHDQEDVLQHALCQKVDELVAFLLFKHQTKESTTKAEMLTILKDYQDHFPMVFRRASEDMRLILGLDVKEVDPSNHSYVLVPTLGLTYDGMLSDRPSMPKTGLLVLLLGLILLEADSVAPEEVVWGALSKIDVCAGREHYIYGEPRELLTKVWVQEGYVEYRQVPHSDPARYEFLWGPRAYAETSKCQVLEHLHRVSEWDPRSFPSLSAEGVSDEEQGA